A DNA window from Micromonospora sp. NBC_01739 contains the following coding sequences:
- a CDS encoding ABC transporter substrate-binding protein, protein MRTTARRGLVIATTLTLLLGLTACGADDAPGSGEPVPGVTDTEIVVGTHMPLTGPASAGYSKIAPATKAYFDYVNANGGVHGRKITYKIMDDGYNPATTQQVVRQLVLQDKVFAVINGLGTPTHTGVLDFLHSNRVPDLFVASGSRSWDQPDKYPNTFGFNPDYTVEGKILATHVKSTMPGSKVCFLGQDDDFGRDALVGVEKVLGAGGVTAKQTYVTSNTNVAPQIGAFKEAGCEVVILATVPGFTALSVGTAARLGYRPQWVVSNVGSDHPTLARQLGDAAGLLEGMVGLNYLPMQTDTENPWIQLFNKINTEHNSGAEFDGNTVYGMAVGYLFVQALQAAGKDLTRQSLIEAVRKGGYQGPGVAPLRFSATDHSGYGGGRLTRVTEGKQSFFGPTYETDENDGPVQEYTVAPVTPPANGVPAA, encoded by the coding sequence ATGCGAACCACGGCACGGCGCGGTCTCGTGATCGCCACCACCCTCACCCTGCTGCTCGGCCTCACCGCCTGCGGCGCGGACGACGCTCCCGGCTCCGGGGAGCCGGTTCCCGGGGTCACCGACACGGAGATCGTCGTCGGCACCCACATGCCGCTGACCGGACCGGCCTCCGCCGGCTACTCGAAGATCGCCCCGGCGACGAAGGCGTACTTCGACTACGTCAACGCCAACGGGGGAGTGCACGGCCGCAAGATCACTTACAAGATCATGGATGACGGCTACAACCCCGCCACCACCCAGCAGGTGGTGCGGCAGCTGGTCCTCCAGGACAAGGTCTTCGCCGTGATCAACGGGCTCGGCACCCCGACCCACACCGGTGTGCTGGACTTCCTGCACAGCAACCGGGTGCCGGACCTCTTCGTGGCCTCCGGCAGCCGCAGCTGGGACCAGCCCGACAAGTATCCGAACACCTTCGGCTTCAACCCGGACTACACCGTCGAGGGCAAGATCCTGGCCACCCACGTCAAGAGCACCATGCCGGGTAGCAAGGTCTGCTTCCTCGGCCAGGACGACGACTTCGGACGCGACGCCCTGGTCGGGGTGGAGAAGGTGCTCGGTGCCGGCGGGGTGACCGCCAAGCAAACCTACGTGACCAGCAACACCAATGTCGCCCCGCAGATCGGCGCCTTCAAGGAGGCCGGTTGCGAGGTCGTCATCCTCGCCACCGTGCCCGGCTTCACCGCCCTGTCCGTCGGCACCGCCGCCCGGCTGGGCTACCGCCCCCAGTGGGTGGTGTCGAACGTCGGCAGTGACCACCCGACCCTGGCCCGGCAACTCGGCGACGCCGCCGGGCTGCTGGAGGGGATGGTCGGCCTGAACTACCTGCCGATGCAGACCGACACCGAGAACCCCTGGATCCAACTGTTCAACAAGATCAACACTGAGCACAACAGCGGGGCGGAGTTCGACGGCAACACCGTCTACGGGATGGCGGTGGGCTACCTGTTCGTGCAGGCGCTCCAGGCCGCCGGCAAGGACCTGACCCGCCAGTCGTTGATCGAGGCCGTACGCAAGGGCGGCTACCAGGGTCCGGGGGTGGCGCCGCTGCGCTTCTCCGCCACCGACCACTCCGGCTACGGCGGTGGCCGGCTGACCCGGGTCACCGAGGGCAAGCAGAGCTTCTTCGGGCCGACCTACGAGACCGACGAGAACGACGGACCGGTCCAGGAGTACACCGTCGCGCCGGTGACCCCACCGGCCAACGGGGTACCGGCCGCCTGA
- a CDS encoding branched-chain amino acid ABC transporter permease, which translates to MPTLLRHLLVAAGVGLAVLMVSYQLDSYRNFQLATVAAYLCATAGLTILTGLCGQLSLGHGALMATGAYTVALCQAAFFDRGVTSGLTLIGSLAAAVLVTVVVGLVVGVAAARLRGPYLAGLTLAVAVVVPALTVTLDGVFNGEQGLPVPVAPAPESLGLYFPHERWQLWVAAGTTLLCLVVLANLVRSRYGRLFRAVRDDEVAARLAGIHVARTQVIAFVVSAAGAGLGGALLAVLAQSVSPGAFGLTLSLFLLMAVVIGGLGRLAGAVWGALLLVALPDLTHSLTNLFTLSPAAAQRLEGNLPLAIFGATLIVVMIAAPGGVQGLLSRLTHRLRTRRPVGRS; encoded by the coding sequence ATGCCCACCCTGCTCCGGCATCTCCTCGTCGCGGCGGGGGTGGGGCTGGCGGTGCTGATGGTCAGCTACCAGCTCGACTCGTACCGCAACTTCCAACTGGCCACGGTGGCCGCCTACCTCTGCGCCACCGCCGGGCTGACCATCCTGACCGGACTCTGCGGACAGCTGTCGCTGGGGCACGGGGCGCTGATGGCCACCGGGGCGTACACGGTGGCCCTGTGCCAGGCCGCCTTCTTCGACCGGGGGGTCACCTCCGGGCTGACCCTGATCGGGTCGCTGGCGGCGGCGGTGCTGGTCACCGTCGTGGTGGGGCTGGTCGTCGGGGTGGCCGCCGCCCGGCTACGCGGGCCCTACCTGGCCGGGCTCACCCTGGCCGTGGCGGTGGTGGTGCCGGCCCTGACGGTCACCCTGGACGGGGTCTTCAACGGCGAGCAGGGCCTGCCGGTGCCGGTGGCGCCCGCACCGGAGAGCCTGGGGCTCTACTTCCCGCACGAGCGGTGGCAGCTCTGGGTGGCCGCCGGGACCACCCTGCTCTGCCTGGTGGTGCTGGCCAACCTGGTCCGCAGCCGGTACGGCCGCCTGTTCCGGGCGGTCCGCGACGACGAGGTGGCCGCTCGCCTGGCCGGCATCCATGTGGCCCGTACCCAGGTCATCGCCTTCGTGGTCAGCGCGGCCGGTGCCGGCCTGGGTGGTGCCCTGCTGGCGGTGCTCGCCCAGAGCGTGTCACCCGGCGCCTTCGGTCTGACCCTGTCGCTGTTCCTGCTGATGGCGGTCGTCATCGGCGGTCTGGGTCGACTCGCCGGTGCGGTGTGGGGCGCCCTCCTGCTGGTCGCCCTGCCCGACCTGACCCACTCGCTTACGAACCTGTTCACCCTGTCACCGGCGGCGGCGCAGCGGCTGGAGGGCAACCTTCCGCTGGCGATCTTCGGGGCCACCTTGATCGTGGTCATGATCGCCGCACCCGGCGGTGTGCAGGGTCTGTTGTCCCGGCTGACCCACCGGCTACGCACCCGCCGGCCGGTCGGGCGGTCGTGA
- a CDS encoding branched-chain amino acid ABC transporter permease, whose protein sequence is MDRFLFLTLDGLSRGAVYAAFALALVLIWRAGRIVNFAQGAMAVAAAYVAYSVTAATGSYWLGFAAALLAGLLLGALVDVAVMRLVDHRSPLNPVIVSLGLVLLIQAILGMVYGNEYLPAQTPFSRTALTVGGTAVLSPYDLFVFAAVGVVGAALVWVFTRTAIGLRMRAAAFAPEVSRLLGVNVGGMLTLGWALASGVGALAGMLVIPTELGLHPHAMDLVFVSAFTAAVLGGLDSPPGAVVGGLGVGLLLSYVSGYAGGDLIPLAVLALLLTVLLVRPGGLFAPVTARQV, encoded by the coding sequence GTGGACCGCTTCCTCTTCCTCACCCTCGACGGTTTGTCGAGGGGCGCGGTCTACGCCGCGTTCGCACTGGCCCTGGTGCTCATCTGGCGCGCCGGTCGGATCGTCAACTTCGCCCAGGGCGCCATGGCGGTCGCCGCCGCCTATGTCGCCTACAGCGTCACCGCCGCGACCGGCTCCTACTGGCTGGGGTTCGCCGCGGCACTGCTGGCCGGACTGCTGCTCGGGGCCCTGGTCGACGTGGCGGTGATGCGGCTGGTTGACCACCGCTCACCCCTCAACCCGGTGATCGTCTCCCTCGGCCTGGTCCTGTTGATCCAGGCGATCCTCGGCATGGTCTACGGCAACGAGTACCTGCCCGCCCAGACCCCGTTCAGTCGTACCGCACTGACGGTGGGCGGGACGGCCGTGCTGTCCCCGTACGACCTGTTCGTCTTCGCGGCCGTGGGGGTGGTCGGGGCGGCCCTGGTCTGGGTCTTCACCCGGACCGCGATCGGATTACGGATGCGGGCGGCGGCCTTCGCCCCGGAGGTGTCCCGGCTGCTCGGGGTGAACGTCGGCGGGATGCTCACCCTCGGCTGGGCCCTGGCCTCCGGGGTCGGGGCGCTGGCCGGGATGCTGGTCATCCCCACCGAGCTGGGCCTGCACCCGCACGCGATGGACCTGGTCTTCGTCTCCGCCTTCACCGCCGCGGTGCTCGGCGGGCTGGACAGCCCACCCGGCGCGGTCGTCGGTGGCCTGGGGGTCGGCCTGCTGCTCTCCTACGTCAGCGGGTACGCCGGGGGCGACCTCATCCCGCTGGCGGTGCTCGCCCTGCTGCTGACGGTGCTGCTGGTCCGCCCCGGTGGGCTGTTCGCCCCGGTCACCGCGAGGCAGGTGTGA
- a CDS encoding ABC transporter ATP-binding protein: protein MAADLLAVEALAAGYGPVPVLHEVGLQVPAGTIAAVIGANGAGKTTLLRTLSGMLRPTAGRILFDGRDLRGTPVEQLVRRGVAHVPEGRGVIGELTVAENLRLGALWRRDRSDAARALDEVYQLFEPLARRRRHLGHQLSGGERQMLALGRALVGRPRLLLLDEPSLGLAPRVVAQTMALLRQLRDDTGLTVLLVEQNVRSALAVADQGIVMSLGRVVLAAPAERLRDDTDLRHAYLGF from the coding sequence GTGGCCGCCGACCTGCTCGCCGTCGAAGCCCTGGCCGCCGGCTACGGCCCGGTGCCGGTGCTGCACGAGGTGGGCCTGCAGGTGCCCGCCGGCACCATCGCCGCCGTGATCGGTGCCAACGGCGCCGGCAAGACCACCCTGCTGCGCACCCTGTCGGGCATGTTGCGCCCGACCGCCGGCCGGATCCTGTTCGACGGGCGGGACCTGCGCGGCACCCCGGTGGAGCAGCTGGTCCGCCGTGGGGTGGCCCACGTGCCGGAGGGGCGCGGCGTGATCGGCGAACTCACCGTCGCGGAGAACCTGCGCCTGGGTGCCCTGTGGCGGCGCGATCGCAGCGACGCCGCCCGCGCCCTGGACGAGGTCTACCAGCTGTTCGAGCCACTGGCCCGACGGCGGCGACACCTCGGCCACCAGCTCTCCGGTGGCGAACGGCAGATGCTGGCCCTCGGGCGGGCCCTGGTCGGCCGCCCTCGCCTGCTGCTGCTGGACGAACCCTCCCTCGGCCTGGCCCCCCGGGTGGTGGCGCAGACCATGGCGTTGCTGCGCCAACTGCGCGACGACACCGGGCTGACCGTGCTGCTGGTGGAGCAAAACGTGCGCAGCGCCCTGGCCGTGGCCGACCAGGGCATCGTGATGTCGCTGGGCCGGGTCGTCCTGGCCGCCCCGGCCGAGCGGCTGCGTGACGACACCGACCTGCGCCACGCCTACCTCGGATTCTGA
- a CDS encoding ABC transporter ATP-binding protein translates to MAAGLALHQVGVRFGGLTALDEVSLEVGPGEVVGVIGPNGAGKTTLFNVVCGFVAANTGTLTLDGRPLRPRPHRLTRLGIARTLQATGLFGGLTVLENVMTGATHTARTGLLPALLGLPRSDREEHRLREHARTVLAELGIEKYADAMPGTLPFAVRQRVGLARALAARPRLLLLDEPAGGLGAEDVDSLAELIRSLPHRADDPCAVLLVEHHMDLVMAVCDRIVVLDFGRVVAAGPPEAVREDPAVVDAYLGATVDEAA, encoded by the coding sequence ATGGCGGCGGGTCTCGCACTGCACCAGGTCGGCGTCCGTTTCGGCGGCCTCACCGCCCTCGACGAGGTCTCCCTGGAGGTCGGTCCGGGTGAGGTGGTCGGGGTGATCGGTCCCAACGGGGCCGGCAAGACCACCCTGTTCAACGTGGTGTGCGGCTTCGTCGCCGCTAACACCGGCACCCTGACCCTCGACGGTCGACCCCTGCGGCCCCGACCGCACCGGCTGACCCGGCTGGGCATCGCTCGCACCCTCCAGGCCACCGGCCTCTTCGGTGGGCTCACCGTGCTGGAGAACGTGATGACCGGGGCCACCCACACCGCCCGCACCGGCCTGCTGCCGGCCCTGCTGGGCCTGCCCCGCAGCGACCGCGAGGAGCACCGGCTGCGCGAACACGCCCGCACCGTCCTGGCGGAGCTGGGCATCGAGAAGTACGCCGACGCCATGCCGGGCACCCTGCCCTTCGCCGTACGCCAGCGGGTGGGGCTCGCCCGCGCGCTGGCCGCCCGACCCCGCCTGCTGCTGCTCGACGAACCGGCCGGCGGCCTGGGAGCCGAGGACGTGGACTCCCTGGCGGAGCTGATCCGGAGCTTGCCGCACCGGGCCGACGACCCCTGTGCCGTGCTGCTGGTGGAGCACCACATGGACCTGGTCATGGCGGTCTGCGACCGCATCGTGGTGCTCGACTTCGGACGGGTGGTCGCCGCCGGGCCACCCGAGGCGGTCCGGGAGGACCCGGCCGTGGTCGACGCCTACCTCGGCGCGACCGTGGACGAGGCCGCGTAG
- a CDS encoding acyl-CoA dehydrogenase family protein: protein MTDLLYDADEEALRDSVRALLTAYAPWQRTLAAVDGEDRYDLELWRRLVDQTGITGLAVPTEYEGAGAGFREVAVVLEELGRTVAPVPFLGTVVATRALLACGEHTLLRQVATAECEVTLAVGFATAPDRTPAATAPTSTTRCDPVRVGSGPTLSGRVSGVVDAVPEGLLLVPAGEGLYVVEAADPAVRLTPVVSLDATRPLVDIEFTGAPARPVATGVAAAEAVTAALTAGAALLASEQVGLAQWCLDTTVAYVRQRHQFGRPVGSFQAVKHRLADLWVELTEARAVARYAADRLGADDAEASLAAALAQAYCGPMAVRAAEVCVQLHGGLGFTWEHPAHLYLKRAKSSAIAFGTADRHRAALARMVDLPAPTVEQRH from the coding sequence TTGACCGACCTGCTCTACGACGCCGACGAGGAGGCCCTGCGCGACAGCGTACGGGCCCTGCTGACCGCGTACGCCCCCTGGCAGCGAACCCTGGCCGCCGTGGACGGCGAGGACCGGTACGACCTGGAGTTGTGGCGGCGGCTGGTCGACCAGACGGGGATCACCGGCCTGGCCGTGCCCACCGAGTACGAGGGGGCCGGTGCGGGTTTCCGCGAGGTCGCCGTGGTGCTGGAGGAGTTGGGTAGGACGGTGGCCCCGGTGCCCTTCCTGGGCACGGTCGTGGCCACCCGAGCGTTGCTGGCCTGCGGGGAGCACACCCTGCTGCGTCAGGTGGCCACCGCCGAATGCGAGGTGACCCTGGCGGTCGGGTTCGCGACCGCCCCCGACCGGACCCCGGCGGCGACGGCGCCGACTTCGACCACCCGGTGCGACCCGGTGCGGGTCGGTTCCGGACCCACCCTGTCCGGCCGGGTGTCCGGGGTGGTCGACGCTGTGCCGGAGGGCCTGCTGCTGGTTCCGGCCGGTGAGGGGTTGTACGTCGTCGAGGCCGCCGATCCGGCGGTGCGGCTGACCCCGGTGGTGTCGCTGGACGCCACCCGGCCGCTTGTCGACATCGAGTTCACCGGGGCCCCGGCCCGACCGGTCGCCACCGGGGTGGCCGCCGCCGAGGCGGTGACGGCGGCGCTGACCGCCGGGGCGGCCCTGCTCGCCTCCGAGCAGGTGGGCCTGGCCCAGTGGTGTCTGGACACGACGGTGGCCTACGTGCGGCAACGTCACCAGTTCGGCCGCCCCGTGGGCTCCTTCCAGGCGGTCAAGCACCGGCTGGCCGACCTCTGGGTGGAGTTGACCGAGGCCCGGGCGGTGGCCCGGTATGCGGCCGACCGACTAGGCGCGGACGATGCGGAGGCCTCCCTGGCCGCCGCGTTGGCCCAGGCGTACTGCGGGCCGATGGCGGTGCGGGCGGCGGAGGTCTGCGTCCAGTTGCACGGTGGGCTCGGCTTCACCTGGGAACACCCGGCGCACCTGTACCTCAAGCGGGCCAAGAGCAGCGCGATCGCCTTCGGTACCGCCGACCGGCACCGGGCCGCCCTGGCCCGAATGGTCGATCTGCCCGCCCCGACGGTTGAACAACGACATTGA
- a CDS encoding acyl-CoA dehydrogenase family protein, with protein sequence MSDHTADGLRGLVAAFLRTHDPAGDRTGFLRARFDAGLAWVHHPPGRGGLGAPAHLQPVVDEAFAAAGAPDNRPRRNSIGLGMAAPTLLRHATEAQCRRWLRPLWTGEEVWCQLFSEPEAGSDLASLRTRAVPEGEDWVVDGQKVWTSLAHQARWAILLARTDPAAPKHHGLTYFVCDMTAPGVQVRPLRQITGEAEFNEVFLTGVRIPDAHRIGAVGQGWPIARTTLMNERVAIGGRPLPREGGMVGVLTRLWRQRPDLRTAGLHAEVLHAWVRAEAARLGALRLRQLITAGEPGPEGSAVKLSFAELSQQISGLEVELRGAEGLRHDDWTMHRPVEPDLLGRTATYRYLRARGNSIEGGTSEILRTIIAERVLGLPTEPRRDR encoded by the coding sequence GTGTCCGACCATACCGCTGACGGGCTGCGCGGGCTGGTCGCCGCGTTCCTGCGGACGCACGACCCGGCCGGTGATCGCACCGGCTTCCTGCGCGCCCGCTTCGACGCCGGGCTGGCCTGGGTGCACCACCCGCCCGGTCGCGGTGGTCTGGGCGCCCCGGCGCACCTGCAACCCGTGGTGGACGAGGCCTTCGCCGCGGCCGGCGCACCGGACAACCGGCCCCGGCGCAACAGCATCGGGCTCGGCATGGCCGCCCCCACCCTGCTGCGGCACGCCACCGAGGCCCAGTGCCGGCGCTGGCTACGACCCCTGTGGACCGGTGAGGAGGTGTGGTGCCAACTGTTCAGCGAGCCCGAGGCGGGCTCCGACCTGGCCAGCCTGCGCACCCGGGCAGTGCCCGAGGGGGAGGACTGGGTGGTCGACGGGCAGAAGGTGTGGACCTCCCTGGCCCACCAGGCGCGCTGGGCGATCCTGCTGGCCCGTACCGATCCCGCCGCGCCCAAGCACCACGGCCTGACCTACTTCGTCTGCGACATGACCGCACCCGGGGTGCAGGTACGCCCCCTGCGGCAGATCACCGGGGAGGCGGAGTTCAACGAGGTCTTCCTGACCGGGGTCCGGATACCGGACGCCCACCGCATCGGCGCGGTCGGGCAGGGCTGGCCGATCGCCCGCACCACCCTGATGAACGAACGGGTGGCCATCGGCGGGCGACCCCTGCCCCGGGAGGGCGGCATGGTCGGGGTGCTGACCCGGCTGTGGCGACAGCGACCGGACCTGCGTACCGCCGGTCTGCACGCGGAGGTCCTGCACGCCTGGGTACGCGCCGAAGCCGCCCGGCTGGGCGCGCTGCGGCTGCGCCAACTGATCACCGCCGGTGAACCCGGCCCGGAGGGTTCGGCCGTGAAGCTCTCCTTCGCCGAACTGAGCCAGCAGATCAGCGGGCTGGAGGTGGAGCTGCGCGGCGCCGAGGGGCTGCGGCACGACGACTGGACGATGCACCGCCCGGTCGAGCCCGACCTGCTGGGCCGCACCGCGACCTACCGCTACCTGCGCGCCCGGGGCAACTCCATCGAGGGCGGCACCTCGGAGATCCTGCGCACCATCATCGCCGAGCGGGTGCTCGGGCTGCCCACCGAACCCCGGAGGGACCGTTGA
- a CDS encoding alpha/beta hydrolase family protein, with the protein MRSTTTTRPRSLTLLARLAMVAVMAAGGVVATSSTAQAANPYERGPAPTHAILEATRGPFATSSTNVSSLVSGFGGGVIYYPTTTTAGTFGAVAISPGYTASWSSLDWLGPRIASHGFVVIGIDTITRLDQPSSRGRQLLAALDYLTERSSVRSRIDSSRLAVAGHSMGGGGSLEAAASRPSLQAAVPLAPWNLTKNWSNLRVPTLIIGGETDSVASVASHSEPFYNSIPASAEKAYLELNNEGHFFPNTVNTPTAKQMVSWLKRFVDDDTRYDQFLCPGPSGSAVEEYRNTCPH; encoded by the coding sequence GTGCGATCCACCACCACCACCCGTCCCCGTTCCCTCACCCTCCTGGCCCGGCTGGCGATGGTCGCCGTCATGGCCGCCGGTGGCGTCGTCGCCACCTCCTCCACCGCCCAGGCCGCCAACCCGTACGAGCGGGGCCCGGCGCCGACCCACGCGATCCTGGAGGCCACCCGCGGCCCCTTCGCGACCTCGTCGACGAACGTCTCCTCGCTGGTGAGCGGCTTCGGCGGCGGCGTCATCTACTACCCGACGACCACCACCGCGGGCACCTTCGGCGCGGTGGCCATCTCGCCCGGCTACACCGCCTCCTGGTCGAGTCTGGACTGGCTGGGTCCGCGAATCGCCTCGCACGGCTTCGTGGTCATCGGCATCGACACCATCACCCGCCTGGACCAGCCGAGCAGCCGGGGTCGGCAACTGCTGGCCGCCCTGGACTACCTGACCGAGCGCAGTTCGGTGCGCAGCCGCATCGACTCCAGTCGGCTGGCCGTGGCCGGTCACTCGATGGGCGGCGGCGGCAGCCTGGAGGCCGCGGCCAGCCGGCCGTCGTTGCAGGCCGCCGTGCCGCTGGCACCGTGGAACCTGACCAAGAACTGGTCGAACCTGCGGGTGCCCACCCTGATCATCGGCGGTGAGACCGACTCGGTCGCCTCGGTCGCCTCGCACTCCGAGCCGTTCTACAACAGCATCCCGGCCTCGGCGGAAAAGGCGTACCTGGAACTCAACAACGAGGGCCACTTCTTCCCGAACACGGTCAACACCCCCACCGCCAAGCAGATGGTGTCCTGGCTGAAGCGGTTCGTCGACGACGACACCCGCTACGACCAGTTCCTCTGCCCGGGCCCGAGCGGCTCGGCGGTGGAGGAGTACCGCAACACCTGCCCGCACTGA
- a CDS encoding glycoside hydrolase family protein, producing the protein MTSRWVSRRRLVWVGAILTCGAILVGLTAVPSARADRSAPIVGVAGKCVDVQWSQTENGTTVQLWDCNGTAAQNWVGVGRQGTLRALGKCLDVAGGLHDDGTRVQLWDCNGTPAQSWLLDQGKVINTGSGKCLDASGGAATGTALRIRECSGAVTQAWAAGGRPEVTGPAAKKGVATWAFPPGGEGIRQVGATWYYDWSTSDDDVPAGAEFVPMIWGATFVTEADLATVQRSGRTLLGFNEPDLPGQANMSVEHALDLWPRLQDTGMRLGSPAVAFGADTPGGWLDRFLAGTRERGLRVDFIALHWYGSDFGDEAANHLMQYVHAVYERYRLPIWITEFGLIDFSQGVPRHPSPQQLVTFIDKATAALQATPYVERYAWFALPAAGEHAAHGLYREDGTLTEAGAAYRMVEGG; encoded by the coding sequence ATGACCTCACGTTGGGTGAGCCGCAGACGGCTCGTGTGGGTAGGCGCGATCCTTACCTGCGGGGCGATCCTGGTGGGCCTGACGGCCGTACCCTCGGCGCGGGCCGACCGCAGCGCGCCGATCGTCGGGGTGGCCGGCAAATGTGTCGACGTCCAGTGGTCCCAGACGGAGAACGGCACCACGGTCCAACTGTGGGACTGCAACGGCACGGCCGCCCAGAACTGGGTGGGGGTGGGGCGTCAGGGCACCCTGCGCGCGCTCGGCAAGTGTCTGGACGTGGCCGGCGGCCTTCATGACGACGGCACCCGGGTGCAACTGTGGGACTGCAACGGCACGCCGGCGCAGAGTTGGCTGCTGGACCAGGGGAAGGTGATCAACACCGGGTCCGGCAAGTGCCTGGACGCCTCCGGTGGCGCGGCCACCGGGACGGCGCTGCGGATCCGCGAGTGTTCCGGGGCGGTCACCCAGGCCTGGGCGGCGGGCGGACGGCCGGAGGTCACCGGGCCGGCCGCGAAGAAGGGGGTGGCCACCTGGGCCTTCCCGCCTGGCGGCGAGGGCATCCGTCAGGTGGGTGCCACCTGGTACTACGACTGGTCCACCTCGGACGATGACGTGCCGGCGGGGGCCGAGTTCGTGCCGATGATCTGGGGTGCCACCTTCGTCACCGAGGCCGACCTGGCCACCGTCCAACGTTCTGGGCGTACCCTGCTGGGCTTCAACGAGCCGGACCTGCCGGGGCAGGCGAACATGTCGGTGGAGCACGCTCTGGACCTGTGGCCCCGGCTTCAGGACACCGGGATGCGGCTGGGTAGCCCGGCGGTCGCCTTCGGCGCCGACACCCCGGGCGGCTGGCTGGACCGCTTCCTGGCCGGCACTCGGGAACGCGGACTGCGGGTGGACTTCATCGCCCTGCACTGGTACGGCTCGGACTTCGGCGACGAGGCGGCGAACCACCTGATGCAGTACGTGCACGCGGTCTACGAACGCTACCGGCTGCCGATCTGGATCACCGAGTTCGGCCTGATCGATTTCAGCCAGGGGGTGCCCCGCCACCCCTCCCCGCAGCAGCTCGTCACCTTCATCGACAAGGCGACGGCCGCGCTGCAGGCCACCCCGTACGTCGAGCGGTACGCCTGGTTCGCCCTGCCGGCCGCCGGGGAGCACGCGGCGCACGGTCTGTACCGGGAGGACGGCACCCTCACCGAGGCGGGTGCGGCCTACCGGATGGTGGAGGGCGGGTAG
- a CDS encoding dihydrolipoyl dehydrogenase family protein: MTEWEYDVVVIGAGPVGENVADRVVQGGLTAAIVERELVGGECSYWACMPTKALLRSGSALRAARQVPGAREAVTGDLDPAAVLARRDSVAAHWRDDGQVSWLESAGIVLHRGHGRISSAKVVEVTGADGATTRLTARHAVVVATGSSSRMADLPGLAAAAPWSSREAASARSVPRRLAIIGGGVVATEMATAYAALGSSVTVLARSGVLPSVERFAADRVVESLRQAGVTVQLDAEAVAVHRDDSGTVHIDTTRGERVEADEVLVAIGRTPNTKDIGLDTVGLTPGDWLPVDDTMRVLDGGGWLYAAGDVNRRVLLTHQGKYQARAVGDVIVARAKGEKVEDGRWGRHVATADESAVPQVVFTEPEVAAVGLTAAAAEAAGLRIRVVDYDLGRVAGATLHADGYQGQARMVVDEDRKVIVGVTLVGPDVAELIHAATVAVVGEVPLDRLWHAVPAYPTVSEVWLRLLEAYGR, translated from the coding sequence ATGACCGAGTGGGAGTACGACGTCGTCGTGATCGGTGCGGGGCCGGTGGGGGAGAACGTCGCCGACCGGGTCGTGCAGGGCGGACTGACCGCCGCCATCGTCGAACGGGAGCTGGTCGGCGGGGAGTGCTCCTACTGGGCCTGCATGCCGACCAAGGCCTTGCTGCGCAGCGGTTCCGCGCTGCGTGCGGCCCGCCAGGTGCCCGGTGCCCGGGAGGCGGTGACGGGGGACCTGGACCCGGCGGCCGTGCTGGCCCGGCGGGACTCCGTTGCCGCGCACTGGCGCGACGACGGCCAGGTGTCCTGGTTGGAGTCGGCCGGGATCGTGCTGCACCGAGGGCATGGCCGGATCAGTTCCGCCAAGGTGGTCGAGGTGACCGGGGCCGACGGTGCCACGACCAGGCTGACCGCCCGGCACGCCGTGGTGGTGGCCACCGGCAGCAGCTCCCGGATGGCGGACCTCCCGGGTCTGGCTGCGGCGGCACCCTGGTCCAGCCGCGAAGCCGCCTCGGCCAGGTCGGTGCCCCGTCGACTTGCCATCATCGGCGGCGGGGTGGTGGCCACGGAGATGGCGACCGCGTACGCCGCCCTGGGGTCCTCGGTGACCGTGCTGGCCCGCAGCGGGGTGTTGCCGTCGGTGGAACGGTTCGCCGCCGACCGGGTCGTGGAGTCGTTGCGCCAGGCCGGGGTCACCGTTCAGCTCGACGCGGAGGCCGTGGCCGTCCACCGTGACGACAGCGGAACCGTCCACATCGACACCACCCGGGGCGAGCGGGTCGAGGCCGACGAGGTGCTCGTCGCGATCGGCCGTACCCCGAACACCAAGGACATCGGCCTCGACACGGTGGGTCTGACCCCCGGCGACTGGCTGCCGGTCGACGACACCATGCGGGTCCTCGACGGCGGAGGCTGGCTGTACGCCGCCGGTGACGTCAACCGGCGGGTCCTGCTGACCCACCAGGGCAAGTACCAGGCCCGCGCGGTCGGCGATGTGATCGTGGCCCGGGCCAAGGGGGAGAAGGTCGAGGACGGCCGGTGGGGCCGGCACGTTGCCACGGCCGACGAGAGCGCGGTACCCCAGGTGGTGTTCACCGAGCCGGAGGTCGCGGCGGTGGGCCTGACGGCGGCGGCGGCCGAGGCGGCCGGGCTGCGCATCCGGGTGGTGGACTACGACCTGGGCCGGGTGGCCGGGGCCACCCTGCACGCGGACGGCTACCAGGGGCAGGCCCGGATGGTCGTCGACGAGGACCGGAAGGTGATCGTCGGGGTCACCCTCGTCGGGCCGGACGTGGCGGAGCTGATCCACGCCGCTACCGTCGCCGTCGTCGGCGAGGTCCCGCTGGACCGGCTGTGGCACGCGGTGCCGGCGTACCCGACCGTCAGCGAGGTGTGGCTGCGGCTGCTGGAGGCGTACGGCCGCTGA